ATGACACgttcagggaaaaaaaattaaagaacaaatgCAACTATTTAAAATGAATCCCGACAAAACCCTTATTAGATGGTAATATTTAATATGCAATTGTTGCCCCAACCCCCTTTTCTTCCCTgtccttttaactttttatcaaCATAGACTTTCAGACCTCTTTAGATAGGTATAACAAAAATCTAGTTGTCTGAGTAAAAAGACATTTAACACAACTGAGCAGTATATCCATGTTTACAAACACTACAATGGCAAGCATCTTCATTGCAATGCAAGGATGGCAAGCAAAACACTTAATCATTTCAGTAAATACGAAACCAAACtgcaaatcatcaaaaaatactAATATAACAATGGTGTAGCTACAAAAGGAGTTTAACATGAAACTACTTCAAGCCGTTTTGACATAATAAGCTAATTCAGTATTAAGAAACTATACAACATCAAAGAGCTTTGTTGAATCTTTTGTTTTGCTGAATTAATGCCTGTTACTCATTTAGAGCTCATCAATAACCATGATTGCATGAGGTCCTGCAAGAATTTAAGAACTATAAGTGCATTATTTTATAAGTAACAAATGATTATATtaaagaaattttgaaatgagGACAAACAATTCGAAGTATACATGCTATGCACTAAACTATCATCTCAATATAACAGAGAGTGACCACAACCTTGATAAGCTATTTATCCTGAAGATAAAGCCATTAAGGTAATCAATACGCAAGTATGGTCaattttaagtatatataaagaacaaaatgaaaaatcataaaaagaacaaataaaaacatgagaAGCTTCCTACCGATTTTCTGTTTTTCCTCAGTATGTAACTACACCTTCGGTGGCTTTGTCGAGCAAAGCTAGACTCTCGACATAAGAACCAAAAAAGGTATCAAAATATCCATTAATTTCAAGATTCTTAATATTTTGGCTATCTGGATTCCACGAGACGAGCTCTAATCCAATATTTAGCAATATAACCTCACCATTCCTCCTAAAGCCAACTGGGCATGGAGAGGGCATTCCCAGAGTTGGACACtgatgtgaaaattttgtccACGACGATGCAACACCATACTCTTTCATCACCCATATATTGATCTGACCAGTCTCTACCCTTCTTTGAAACCCAGCAATGGAATTTCCATATACAGAAACACGAGTCCACATCATCTTCCCTGTATAACTTGGAAGTTCTGGCAGCAGAATTTGGCGGAAGACCTCGTCCCCCAAATCGAACACCAAAACAAACCGTTTTTTATCATTTGTGACAGCAATCCAATGCAGTGCCCCATTGGCAAATGCCGGCGGCCTGTGACTAATTTTAGCGCATACAGGAGGCAGAGAAGCAGAAGCACTAAGCATTCTCCATTCACCAGTGGAGAGTGAGTAAACCTCGACCACGGGTCGAGACTTTACAAAGTCCGAAGGACTACCCATTATGGAGAGAATCCTGACCACTTTATAATCGTTAGTTTTTGgatcaaatccaaacccaaaagaTGTGCAGGACACACCATGTGTGTCGACGGTGACATCGGGATAAGGAAGTTGGAGAAACTTTCTCACACAAGGGTTCCAGAGAAAGATGTCGTTAGCGTGATCATAGGAGAGGCATAGCAGACCGTTACAAGTACCGACGACTTCGTGAAAGCCTGGAGCAGGAGCATGGAAAGGGGATTCAAAGCTGGTGTATTCAGTGAAATCAGGATCATCGTCTTCTTTATGCAATGCATACACTTCTCTGTCATTCCGCGAGATGTTTAAGAGGAGGAAGAGGTTTTGGCTTTTGGTGTGGGAGTGGTGGAGATGGGTGGAAATGAAAGTAGGGTTTTGGATTAGGGATTTCCAGGTTTTAGAGACAGAGGTACAGATGATAATGGATTTGATAGGTAGGAAAGTGAAAATATGGGTAAGAATCTCATCAGGTAAATACCCCCACCGAATTAACTTGTTGCTGTCTGACATTGACCCCgatttcagagagagagaaccaaCGAAGGCAGGAGGGGCGAAGCTGGTGCTCGTGTGGAGCGTCTCTGGAGTAGAGGAAATAGTTTGGGTCTTTGAGTCTTGACCGAAGAGATAAagagtttagttttttttttttttttttttggagaaaaaaattcattctagaccattttttttggggaaaaattcATTCTAAATCCcataatgtaaaatttattactttgatgaatattttttttttttttcattttttttgaaagagttaGTAACAAGTTTCAATCTATGACATTAGCTTctgataaatatttttttattatcagatcaaaGACATCAATTCATTTTATTGGTGAAGAAGATGATTGAAAATGGACTTTATTGTCCATAAACTACTTAAACCCATAAATATTTAGCCCCTATGTTTTATTAATGTTGAGTTTTTATTGCATTcaaccaacttattttttagagTTGAGCAACTTTTAGTTAAAGGcttaatatttgtttattagtttttgCTACTTTTTAATGTAACACTCATTAACACATTCCTTAAAAAAGAGGTCATATAGATCTTTTGATAGAATATTTTAACATTGTTGTGTAATATgtataataacaatataaaaattctGAATACAGTTACTTATCATAATTTAAATATGTTAATACATAAATTCTTTCTtaatcaaggttttttttttttttttggaagagttAATCAAGGtttaaaatacaagaaaaatgatattaacaAGATTATTAAAGTATCTTATAAATACAAATCATGAATGACTTTTGGATTGAATGGCATATTGGTCTTCTCATGTGGATGAATTTGAGTTTAAAGCCAATTGGAGCATAGTCCTCCTTTTCAATAATGATCATTACAAATTACATTTCTTTGGTTGGTTAGGGTGTTTTTGATTTGCAATTTATCATGATTGGAGAGAAAAGAATACTCAATTGAAGAGCTTTTTTTCGAGGGGTGGAAGAAACTATACTCAATTGAAGAAATGATTATTAGCAAGGTAATTGGATTATCATAAGATTAAAGTTAGATACCTAAAACCACTGAGGTTTTGTCACTTAATGGTAAATTCTTCCATATGATTTAATTAAGGTTAATATcctaaatttgaaactaactaCATTATTTTTAAAGCTAACATACCCCAATTCCAATAACCAAATCCTCACTATGgcttataaataaatttattctaATTCCACACATTAAAGCAAACCAAATTACTCTTACAATTACacaagagaaaaacaaatgaTTTACTGTTTCCTTATATTCAGCAAACAAATTGCTCTTGCAATTagtaaatgaatttttttaattcctacaatatcccaaaaaaaaaaaaaaaaacccttttgaaTTGTTTTAACAATATCTCTACAGATTGCATCAGTCACTTCATAGCACAAAAAAGTGTAAAAGAGGCACTCAGCTCATATTGTGTGGGTCAAAAATCTTTGTATGTAATAACAAAGATTAGATCATCACAATTAATAACATAGTATAGGCTAAAAAGTAAAACTTAATACAATGATAAGATCTAAAGAGAAAGTATGCATTGACTTTTTTTCCTCAGGTTGGTCGATAAAAGATGGTTTGAGTACAATATTCCATACTTTCTCTCTTTTGAACTTCACAGTATGGAGAGTCTCTCCATCCTGGCCACCTTATAATCATTAGATTTTGgatcaaacccaaacccaaaaaaggCGTGAGACAAACCACGTGAATCGAAGGTGACATTGGGAGAAGGAAGTTGTAGAAACTTTCTCACACAAGGGTTCTAGAGGAAGAATTTGTTAGCATCAAAAAGGCACAGCAGGCTGTTACAAGTACCAACAACATTGTATGTTATGTGATGGGGCTAAAGGTGTGGAGCATGGAAAGGGGAATCAAAGCTGGTGTATTCAGTGAAATCAAGATCGTCGTCATCGTTATGCAATGCGTAGTGTCGACTAAGTATTACCCTTAAACTATAAGGTTTAGAGTAAAAATTCCCTCccatttcttttgaaaaatgatattgacaaaatttttcaactaTCTTTCATCACAAATTGCTTGTGACTTTTGGATTAAATGGAATAATCCATTGGCCACTTTTAGTCATTGAATGGCATATTGAGCATCTTAAGTGGATGAATTTGAGTTTGAAGCCAATTGGAGCATAGTActcttttaaaataataataataataataataactagtcgctaacccgtgcgatgcatgagaaaactattagaaaataataaaacatgcatatattaaaagacaatttaagttcatgtgtgcttgcaagggatacatacctaaatagttcttgcggtagaaataaaagctttatctttgagataaagaactgatgtaaacaaactaaccttacataaaacaaattaaaaaaaaaaaaaaacataaaattgatGTCACGgaaaattcagccacatagtagtaatatatatatctcttaaaacctaaacctaaacctaaacctaaggactaaatatttatgcgccttctcttgctttcctaatgtatttggttaaaaacataaaactgatgtcacgggaaattcagccacatagtagtaatatataaatctcttaaaacctaaacctaaacctaaatgtaaggactaaatatataaacaaactaaccttacaaaagctgaactttataagctaaaatctatatcgtgagttgtagatcttgaatgctataccgtgcatttagggcttcctacatctggagagagagagagtttgcagaaaccaaagaaaatctctctatagcttaaaaaacacaatataataaaatcaaagagataaaattttcagagaacaaaatattatagataatttaaaagaattttggttcaattcttgaacaccgcaactccataaaattcatactaataataatattttatgatagcgcagttagaattttggtggAAAATTGTAGTGtcagcaaaggcttcggttttttatatatatagatgagtattcaatggtgaacaaagtactatgtattaattaatatataaacaaaactaaccttacaaaagctgaactttataagctaaaatctataccgtgcattgtagatcttgaatgctttagggcttcctacatctggagagagagagtttgcagaaaccgtgactttatatttcttaacttgagagaggggtaaggttactagggttttgtagatcttaaATGCTTTAGgacttcctacgtctggagagagagagagtttgcagaaaccgtggctttatatttcttaacttgagagggGGGTGAGGttgttagggttttgaggagttataatttttatttatttattattttttaaatattgtgctgacgtggaaaattgtggtgccagcaaaagtttcggttttatatatatatatatagattacaaaTCACATTGTCTTTGGTTGGTTACATTGTTACAGGTTTGCAATTTATTATcattggagagagaaaaatactCAATTGAAGATTAGAGACATGTTGTGGCATAAACTATATGACTCTTGAGAATAAAGAAATTGAATTATAGAGTGAGATACCTACAACCACCAAAGTTTAGTCATTTGttattgacaaatttttttcatatagcTTTTTAAGGTTAACATCctaaatttgaaattaacagaaattattttcaaaaaaattaacagCCATTGCAATATCCAGACCCTCACTTATTAGGATAGCAAAAAATCTATTATggcttatacaaaaaaaaaaaaaatcctctctattttttgaaaataaaaaaataaaaatccattcTAATACCACATAATAATGGAAACTaattgtctaaaaaaaaaattgctcttgCAATTAGACGAGAAAAAACAAATGATCCACACTATCCTCATGTTTACCACACATCACACATGAATTAGAAATAACAAATGTCTTTTAATTAGCTATGACTTTACAAACAAATCATTATTAATTAGTACcttgaacaaaaataatgtgTCATGATCCTAGCATCCTATAAGGATTAAGTATAAGCTTAAtcatgtgtttataagctcttggATACCATCTCCTTACAAGCCAGTTTTCAAGGGTAGGTTCTACCCATGGGTTTGTAATATTTGGTATTAGAATCAAGCACCACCCCGAGGAATCGAGCATAGCTCATTGAGTATGAACGTCGGGTCACTATGTCCTACATGAATTAACTATAAGCTTTAACTATATGTTTATAAACTCTTGAGCACTCTCTCCTTGGAAGGCGGTTTTCAATGGTGAGTTTTATCTATAAGTTTGTAACATTAATGCAATCATCTAGGGTTGCAATCCTTATTCCCTTACAAATACTTTGAAGTTGTCCCTCCAATAAAGCCAAAGACAACATAGTTGCACACGTATAAGGTGAAAGTGGATCCCCCTGCCTCAAGCTACATTGAGGAAAAGAATTTCAACCGAGAACCATTCAATAGAATCTGATATGAAATTGTGCAGATGCATTGCTTAATCAAATTGATCCAATGAGgactaaaatttattgtttttagcaTAGCCAAAATGAAGTCCCAGTTATGTCTATCATATGCTTTCTTCATATCAACTTTATAGGCTACAAACCAAGTTTTCCACCTCCTAGTATTTCTAATTTTCTCAAACAAGTTATGTTCTAACAAAGATTATCAGAAATCAGTCTCCCTTTAACAAAAGCATGGTAGGTAACAACAACACAATAGTAATCCCCACACGTCATGGGCATGAGCTAGAATCTTGAGAGAATGCTAGCTTTTTACTGGAAGATAAGAGAGCATGTGTCTGTGTGCATGTGCATCTGTCGTATACAGCTAATAGAAATCATTGAAACAATAAAGTGTGAATAATAGTAATAACACTGTAAACAGAAAGTGTAAATTGTCACAGCAATGTTTGGCCTCTAGACAGAGAGTGAGTTTGGAATCTAAACTGGGCACTTGTATAtgtcaactaaaaaaaattaaaagaaaatagcaaTCAGTCTATTTAATAAGAAGCACTAAGATGCAAATCGGAAGTGATAGCACATACAAATGTGCACAGACCCACGCATTCACAACGCTTGATTTGACTTCCACATTTCATATTAATGTAAAGATCTAAAGATTTATaggaaaaaagataaaacaaaaaaggaaaattctaacatcaaaaaggacaaaaagtcactttatatTGTTGCGGAAATAGTCATTCTTTTATGACAAGCTTGCTCAAATGATTTAGGAAGAGGCACAACTCTATTGATCCTTACACAGCATAATCTTCTAAAATGAGAACCAAGTGTTCAAACAGATTGTCATTAGCATGTACGCAATTCAACCAATTATCAGCagacatcaaattatcaatactAAACAAAGAGGACAATAAACTCGAGAGTAGAAACATACAACTATACAAGAACAGGGAAAGTCCACAAGCAAAATCTTGGTTTTGTTGAGGCCTTCCTCCTACAAAGAAAGGTTCTAAATTACAAAACAAGCTATCCATTTAGTTAAAAGGTTAAGCTCAAAATACAAATGGAAGACAAAGATTCAATTCACTGGTTAGCacagaaaaaaatgaaatacataCTCATGGAGCTCCTCTTCCCTAGAGATGATGAGATAGGCTATGGAAAGGTATGCAATAACAAAATCTGGGCCACTGTAAACCATGAATATACTTCCTGCTGTTTGAAACACCAGTGGCCACCAAGCAGATAAGAATCATGTTGGGGAGGGGGGAAAGGGGGTAGAGGGTGGGAAAATGGAGAAGAACAAGTTATTCAAAGTACCAACCTGTAATCCCAAAAAAAGTTCCACTGCTCAATTGAGTCCATTTCTCAAAACTTCATTGACAAACTGTGCTGGGAAGAGGAAAATAAGCCGTATTACAAACTTAAGACTTGGCCCATAACAAAAAAGAGAGGTGTTTTCTTCACACTATCAGCAGCTCTCctgaaaagaaaaggattttCAACAGAATTTTCATCCATGGCCAGAAAAATctatctgtatttttttttccccaatatcTTCAGGTAAATTCAATTTCCCATAAATCCCAAATGGGCAAAAGTTGCATATAAACAGAAAGAGTAGGAAAAAAGACAACTTGTGTGGAACCCACTAGAGCATATGAACCAACCAGGGATATTTGAGAAATGAAAATCTTGTCAATTGTGTAAAACATACATTCTGAAATCTGCACCACTAACGTTTTTGTTAATGTCATCTGAACAATTTATTTCCCTCCAACCAAAATTATCAAAGACCAGAACGAGAAAACATAACATAACAGTGATAAAAGACAAATAGAAACCATCCAGATAACTATATTGGTGTTACTCACAAGGAGACAACAACATTACAGGTTGAAGTCATCGTCATCAAGAGTAAAAGGTCAATTGAAGTGGTTCAATTCACAGTACGTCCATTAACCATTCACTCCCCATTACTACTACTGAAATGATGTGATTAACAAACAAATATTTACCACTCCCTCTTCCACcacccaataaaaaataaattaaattaaatttttttaaaaaaacacctCCATATACTAACACAATATGAAATGAATTGTGTTACAGGAACAAGGTCTGgagcaggggaaaaaaaacttatatacgCTTACAAATGTTACAACCAAGGTAAAGAGAATAGGCTTAATCCCATTCCCACGTCCAATAAGGAGTGAAAATGCATGTAATTTTGCAAGTACCTAATTAGTAATAAAAGTTACAGGCTGGACACTCCTTTCGATAATTAAGGCTTATATGTTTTATTCTCTCACTTCCATCTAACtataataaaaaacaagaattttacccaaaagaaaaaaaaagaaacaagcttCCTTGTGAGACAAAGACAGAACAAAAGCTTGAAGCTTCAATTAAAATGCCTTAATTTACAAGAAATTGACTTAATATCTGAACAGTGACTAAAAGAAACATGATACAAAAGGAGAAAGCAAATTTCTGGcaagaatatttttttgggcttaggaCAGGTGAAGGATTTACATAATCATGCAACATGTCAACATATGATTTAATGCACTAGAATCATAAATCTTTCCATATGTAATATGTATCAGtcattaaaatttcaacatGTCTTTTCAAATTTGCatcacataaaataatttctaaaaccaaaaataagatctgatttttcttcaTTGCACAATGTTACCATTTAATCAATCATATTGTTAACACAAACGGTAAAATAAAGCCATGTGcgcacacacacatgcacacagcCTTGTCTCGATTTTATTAGGCATATGCTTGCACCCACTTTAATTCCCTATTTGGTCAAAAGCCTATGCTCTTGCAACTAAAAGACACCATCTAATGCAATTTTAAGTTACCATTGTCATTTTTAACAAAGACAAGAATTCCCACCTTTGAATTCACTAAGTTGGGGGCCTCTCCCCTGTTTCTAAGGAACTGTACTGATGTATAGTCCCAAAAGAAAACTTTGTGAATCTTTGTCTTCCTTTCATGTGCATAGGATCTGGTCTTTAATTCAATGTTTCGAATAAGTTCTGCATGATCGATCATCAATTCCATTTCATTTTATCTCTTAAAACATGTTATCATTGtaggatattaaaaaaaattcgaaTTTTATGTAAGACACAcgaacagaaaaataaaattaaagaacaaatgCTACTATTTAAAATGTATCCCAACAAGACGCTTATTAGATGGGTGATATGTAATATGCAATAGTCGCCAacacaccaccccccccccccccccccctccctttaACTTCTTATCAACAGAGACTTTTAGACCCATTAGACAGGTATAACAAAAATCTAGTAGACAGAGCAAAAAGACATTTAACACAACTGAGCTGTTTACACACACTGCATTGGCAAGCATCTTCATCTTAATGCAAGCATggcaaacaaaattaaatgCTTAATCATTTCTGTGAATACATTGAAACCAAATTGCAAATCATTGAAAATACTAATATTACAATGGTGTAGCCATAAAAGGAGTTTAACATAAAACAACTACAGGCCATTTTGACATAATAAACTAATTAAGTACTAAGAAACTATACACAATCAAAGAGTTTTGTTGAATCTTTTCTTTTGTGGAATTAATGTCTGTTAGTCATTTAGAACTCATCACCAACCATGATTGTATGAGGTCCTGCAAGAATTTAAGAACTATAAGTGCattattttataagtaataaatgaCTACATTAAAGATTTTGAAATGAGGACAAACAATTTTAAGTAAACATGCTATGCACCAAACTATCATCTCAATATAATAAGAGTGACCACAACCTTGATAAGCTATTTATCCTGAAGATAAAGCCATTTAGGTAATCAATACGCAGTATGATCAATGTCAAGTATATataaagaacaaataaataaataaaaaacaatgaaaagaataaataaaaacatgagaAGCATCGTACCGATTTTCTGTTTTTCCTCAGTATGTAACTACACCTTTGGTGGCTTTGTCGAGCAAAACTAGACTCTCGACATAAGAACCAAAAAAAGTCTTATGAGATCCATTAATTTCAAGATTCTTAACATTTTGGCTATCTGGATTCCAAGAGATGAGCACTCTTCTATCATTTAGCAATACAGCCTCACCAATTCTATTATCTTCCAATACAACCTCACCATTCCTCCTAAAGCCAACTGGGCATGGTCGGAGCATTCCCAGACTTGGACgttgatatgaaaattttgtccaTGACGATGCAACACCATACTCTTTCATCACCCATATATTGATCGGACCACTCCCTACCCTTCTTTGAAACCCAGCAATGGAATTTCCATATACGGAAACACGAGTCCACATATAACTTGGAAGTTCCGGCAGCAGAATTTGGCGGAAGACCTCGTCCCCcaaatcaaacaccaaaacaaacTGTTTGTTATCTTTACTGAAAGCAATCCAATGCAGTGCCCCATTGGCAAATGCCGGTGGCTCAGAACTAATTATAGCGCATATAGGAGGCAGAGAAACAGAAGCAGTAAGCATTCTCCATTCACCAGCGAAGAGTGAGTAAACATGGACCACGGGTCGACCCCTTGCAATGTTATAAACACTACCCAATATGGAGAGAATCCTGACCACTTTATAATCGTTAGTTTTTGGGtcaaatccaaacccaataGACGCGTGGATCCAACATTGTGTATTGAAGGTGACATTGGGAATAGGGAATTGTAGAAGCTTTCTCACACAAGGGTTCCAGAGAAATAATTCGTCAGCGTCATTGGGTAAACCATCGGAAAGGCATAGCAAGCCGTTACAAGTACCGACGACATTGTGAAGGTGTGGAGCAGGAGCAAAGAAAGGGGAATCAAAACTGGTGTATTCAGTGAAATCAGGATCGTCTTCTTTATGCAATGTGTAGACTATTCTGTCATTGCGTGAGAGCCTTAAGAGGAtgaggttgtttttgttgaggGAGTGGTGGAGATGGGTGGAAATGAAAGTTTGGTTTTGGATTAGGGATTTCCAGGCTTTTGAGACAGAGGTACAGATGATTATGGATTTTAAATTTAGGAAAGTGAAAATATGGGTAAGAATCTCATCGGGTAAATATCCCCACCGAATTGACTTGTTGCTGTCTGACATTGACCCCgatttcagagagagagaatcaacgAAGGCAGGAGGGGCGAAGCTGGTGCTCGTGTGGAGCGTCTCTGGAGTAGAGGAAATAGTTTGGGTCTTCGAGTCTTTACTGAAgagaaagagatttttttttttttttttttggagaaaaaaattcattctaaACCATTCTTTTGGGGAAAAATTCATTCTAAAtcccataatttaaaatttattactttgatgaatatttttttttcatttttttttaaagagttggTTACAAGTTTCAATCTATGTCATTAGCTTCtgataaatgtttttttattatcagatcaaagacatcaattaatttttttttttttttgataagagttaattaattttttttggtgaagaagATGATTGAAAATGGACTTTATTATCCATAAACTACTTAAACCCATAAATATTTAGCCTCTATGTTTTATTAATGTTGAGTTTTTATTGCATtcgaccaatttttttttttagagttgaGCAACTTTTAGTTAAAGacttaatatttgtttattagttttttctactttttaatGCAGCACTCATTAACACATTCCTTAAAGTGGTTAGATAGATCTTTTGATAGAATATTTTAACATTGTTGTGTACTATGTATAATaactgtaaggacacgatttgtaacgaaccgtaacagtgttgggttcgcacgtaaaaaaacccaaacaatataatttgtagagcgtgggtttgaaaggctgggccttggtcaccaaacggtgggtttttcgtggtgttcatacatagttaagtcattttcgccctaggagtctttctcctggaggcgggctgggaggctctggtttttggccatttttcccagccagCTCTTGGTgaactaatttttacattatatagtccttcttagttgatcttagccctccacttgttggtcaggcaggtgcttacttctgtacctgtcccatcagttgtcccctcttactttctgttagttgcgatgatcgaagttaCACCGTCCAAGcatcttttctcattaacatgatcaGGACGCTGGCaggtgcattcaatgcggaggggacgtattttccTTGAACCAATTTTGCACCGTACCTCCACGTGGGCCCTACTCCACTCACATACCCATCAGGGGGCGGTTTGGGGGTAGCCTTCAGTAAGACTTTGATCTTCTCATCGAAATCCTGGAGTGCCGAGAATAGAATCGTCCTCAGCTGTTCCCCTTAACCCTTCGGCCTTTGATCACTCGTCCTCGGCACATTActtcctcggcacgggccctgaaCCCGGATAGAGCGTGGGTCGGATCATAAGCTCCCCGGCCCTacaataacaatataaaaaattctaaatacaGTTACTTATCATAATTTAAATATGTTAATACATAAATTCTTTCTTAATCAAGGtttaaaatacaagaaaaatgatattaacaAGATTATTCAAGTATCTTATAAATACAAATCATGAGTGACTTTTGGATTGAATGGCATATTGGCCTCTCATGTGGATGAATTTGAGTTTGAAGCCAATTGGAGCATAGTCCTCCTTTTCAATAATGATCAttacaaattacattttctttggTTGGTTAGGGTGTTGTTGGATCGCAATTTATCATGATTGGAGAGAAAAGAATACTCAATTGAAGAGCTTTTTTTCGAGGGGTGGAAGAAACTATACTCAATTAAAGAAATGATTATCAACAAGGTAATTGGATTATCATAAGATTAAAGTTAGATACCTACAACCACTGAGGTTTTGTCACTTAATGGTAAATTCTTCCATATGGTTTAATTAAGGTTATTATcctaaatttgaaactaactacattatttttaaagataacATACCCCAATTCCAATAACTGGATCCTCACTATGtcttataaataaattcattcTAATTCCACACACTA
The sequence above is drawn from the Quercus robur chromosome 7, dhQueRobu3.1, whole genome shotgun sequence genome and encodes:
- the LOC126693695 gene encoding F-box/kelch-repeat protein At3g23880-like isoform X2 translates to MSDSNKLIRWGYLPDEILTHIFTFLPIKSIIICTSVSKTWKSLIQNPTFISTHLHHSHTKSQNLFLLLNISRNDREVYALHKEDDDPDFTEYTSFESPFHAPAPGFHEVVGTCNGLLCLSYDHANDIFLWNPCVRKFLQLPYPDVTVDTHGVSCTSFGFGFDPKTNDYKVVRILSIMGSPSDFVKSRPVVEVYSLSTGEWRMLSASASLPPVCAKISHRPPAFANGALHWIAVTNDKKRFVLVFDLGDEVFRQILLPELPSYTGKMMWTRVSVYGNSIAGFQRRVETGQINIWVMKEYGVASSWTKFSHQCPTLGMPSPCPVGFRRNGEVILLNIGLELVSWNPDSQNIKNLEINGYFDTFFGSYVESLALLDKATEGVVTY
- the LOC126693695 gene encoding F-box/kelch-repeat protein At3g23880-like isoform X3, with translation MSDSNKLIRWGYLPDEILTHIFTFLPIKSIIICTSVSKTWKSLIQNPTFISTHLHHSHTKSQNLFLLLNISRNDREVYALHKEDDDPDFTEYTSFESPFHAPAPGFHEVVGTCNGLLCLSYDHANDIFLWNPCVRKFLQLPYPDVTVDTHGVSCTSFGFGFDPKTNDYKVVRILSIMGSPSDFVKSRPVVEVYSLSTGEWRMLSASASLPPVCAKISHRPPAFANGALHWIAVTNDKKRFVLVFDLGDEVFRQILLPELPSYTGKMMWTRVSVYGNSIAGFQRRVETGQINIWVMKEYGVASSWTKFSHQCPTLGMPSPCPVGFRRNGEVILLNIGLELVSWNPDSQNIKNLEINGYFDTFCGSYVESLFLFDKATKGVVTY
- the LOC126693694 gene encoding F-box protein At3g07870-like; the protein is MSDSNKSIRWGYLPDEILTHIFTFLNLKSIIICTSVSKAWKSLIQNQTFISTHLHHSLNKNNLILLRLSRNDRIVYTLHKEDDPDFTEYTSFDSPFFAPAPHLHNVVGTCNGLLCLSDGLPNDADELFLWNPCVRKLLQFPIPNVTFNTQCWIHASIGFGFDPKTNDYKVVRILSILGSVYNIARGRPVVHVYSLFAGEWRMLTASVSLPPICAIISSEPPAFANGALHWIAFSKDNKQFVLVFDLGDEVFRQILLPELPSYMWTRVSVYGNSIAGFQRRVGSGPINIWVMKEYGVASSWTKFSYQRPSLGMLRPCPVGFRRNGEVVLEDNRIGEAVLLNDRRVLISWNPDSQNVKNLEINGSHKTFFGSYVESLVLLDKATKGVVTY